From Pelosinus fermentans DSM 17108, the proteins below share one genomic window:
- the tnpA gene encoding IS66 family insertion sequence element accessory protein TnpA — translation MDTQKIKQTYRLNQWTDIVRQCRSSGQTVAAFCKEQNLKPQSYYYWLKLVREAACKALPVISNDTNMIVPLTFREPPTCSSKSVVTSKITLHYGDFSLDLEENTSPLFIENTIRTLMSLQEKQSC, via the coding sequence TTGGATACTCAAAAAATCAAGCAGACTTACCGATTAAATCAATGGACTGACATTGTCCGGCAATGCCGTAGTAGTGGGCAAACTGTTGCTGCTTTTTGTAAAGAACAGAATTTGAAGCCCCAAAGTTATTACTATTGGTTAAAACTTGTTCGTGAAGCTGCCTGCAAAGCACTTCCTGTCATTAGCAACGATACAAACATGATTGTTCCTCTTACGTTTAGAGAACCACCGACTTGCTCAAGTAAGTCGGTGGTAACTTCAAAAATCACACTGCATTATGGAGATTTCTCCTTAGATTTGGAGGAAAATACTTCACCTCTTTTTATTGAAAATACAATTCGCACTTTGATGAGCCTTCAAGAAAAACAATCATGCTAG
- the tnpB gene encoding IS66 family insertion sequence element accessory protein TnpB (TnpB, as the term is used for proteins encoded by IS66 family insertion elements, is considered an accessory protein, since TnpC, encoded by a neighboring gene, is a DDE family transposase.), with protein MLGDISKAEQIYIATGYTDMRKSIDGLCAIVQQNFQMNPFQKNLFLFSGRKHDRLKILYWEGDGFLLLYKRLEGGKFQWPKDAQAARSISIQEFRWLLEGLSIDQPKAVKKVTIAKVI; from the coding sequence ATGCTAGGAGATATCTCAAAAGCTGAACAGATCTATATTGCCACTGGCTATACGGACATGCGCAAATCGATTGATGGTCTCTGCGCTATTGTGCAACAAAATTTTCAAATGAATCCATTTCAGAAAAACCTTTTTCTTTTCAGCGGCAGAAAACATGATCGTTTAAAAATTCTATACTGGGAAGGCGATGGATTTTTACTTTTATATAAAAGGCTAGAAGGCGGAAAATTTCAATGGCCCAAAGATGCGCAAGCAGCTCGCTCAATCTCAATACAAGAATTCCGCTGGCTCTTAGAAGGCCTCTCTATTGATCAACCCAAAGCTGTAAAGAAAGTAACCATAGCTAAAGTTATATAA
- the tnpC gene encoding IS66 family transposase: MSITIPESPLENRIAQLELENKRLHDTVAYLTRQLFGRSSEKTTALFDGQLSLFDEAEIEAKKKAPEPDLKDVESYRRKTFKGQREKLLENLPHTKRLCTLVAEDRFCEICETPLVSIGEEFVRTEIEFIPAKVIVIDYYRETFECRKCRKDGREYMEKSPMPSPVLQHSMASPSTIAWVMHQKFVNALPLYRQEKEWLSMGVALSRATMANWIMVASRDWLMPILNRMHQEMIQQTHLHADETTVQVMNEKDRKNTTVSYMWVYSTGQYCKTPIRIFDYQPGRHGKYPQKFLTGFKGYLHTDAYSGYNKVPGITRCFCWTHLRRNFVDALPSDIQSPESTIPQQGILYINKLFELEKGLESFNSEERKAQRLKQEIPVLEAFWLWIDSIKGQILPKSKLGSAVNYALNQKDGLMNYLKDGNCSISNNLAENSIRPFTIGRKNWLFSGSPKGAAASAAVYSIIETAKANGLDPYKYLHFILKNLPGAQFHRYPELLEDYLPWNPEVQQICK; the protein is encoded by the coding sequence ATGAGCATAACGATACCAGAATCACCATTAGAAAATCGCATAGCTCAATTAGAATTAGAGAACAAACGTCTGCATGATACGGTTGCCTATTTGACACGCCAACTCTTCGGCAGAAGCTCTGAAAAAACAACGGCTTTATTTGATGGACAACTCTCTCTTTTTGATGAAGCAGAAATAGAGGCTAAGAAAAAAGCTCCTGAACCTGATCTAAAGGATGTCGAGAGTTACCGTCGTAAAACATTCAAAGGTCAGCGTGAAAAACTATTAGAAAATCTTCCCCATACCAAACGCCTTTGTACACTAGTAGCCGAAGACCGTTTCTGCGAAATATGTGAGACACCATTGGTATCTATTGGTGAAGAATTTGTACGTACTGAAATTGAATTCATTCCAGCAAAAGTTATTGTCATCGATTATTACCGTGAAACCTTTGAATGTAGAAAATGTCGTAAAGATGGCCGCGAATACATGGAAAAATCCCCGATGCCATCTCCTGTATTACAGCATTCCATGGCATCACCATCCACAATTGCTTGGGTTATGCATCAAAAGTTCGTCAATGCACTCCCACTTTATCGACAGGAAAAAGAATGGCTCTCGATGGGGGTCGCGCTCAGTCGTGCAACAATGGCAAACTGGATCATGGTTGCCTCGAGGGATTGGCTAATGCCAATCCTGAATCGGATGCATCAAGAAATGATTCAACAAACTCATTTGCATGCAGATGAAACTACCGTTCAAGTCATGAACGAAAAAGACCGGAAGAATACCACAGTTTCCTACATGTGGGTATATTCTACCGGCCAATATTGCAAGACGCCAATACGGATATTCGACTATCAACCAGGAAGACATGGGAAATATCCACAGAAATTCCTGACAGGATTCAAAGGGTATCTCCATACGGATGCTTATTCTGGTTACAATAAAGTACCAGGTATTACACGATGTTTTTGCTGGACGCACCTACGTAGGAATTTTGTAGATGCTCTTCCTAGTGATATCCAAAGTCCGGAATCAACGATTCCACAGCAAGGCATTTTATATATCAATAAACTTTTTGAATTGGAAAAGGGACTTGAATCCTTTAACTCCGAAGAACGAAAAGCACAGCGTCTGAAGCAGGAAATACCTGTTTTAGAGGCCTTTTGGTTATGGATTGATTCTATCAAAGGTCAGATTCTGCCTAAATCAAAGTTAGGATCTGCAGTGAATTATGCCTTAAACCAAAAGGATGGGTTGATGAATTACCTTAAAGATGGTAACTGCTCTATTTCTAACAATTTGGCTGAAAACAGTATTCGTCCCTTTACCATAGGACGCAAAAATTGGCTATTCAGTGGCAGCCCCAAAGGCGCAGCCGCTAGTGCTGCTGTTTACAGCATCATTGAAACTGCAAAAGCCAATGGATTAGATCCTTATAAATATTTGCACTTCATTTTAAAGAATCTTCCTGGAGCACAGTTCCATCGGTATCCTGAACTTCTAGAAGATTATTTACCGTGGAATCCAGAAGTTCAACAAATTTGTAAATAA
- a CDS encoding MFS transporter → MSVAAFLLMLGDGMVLALLPQTVITLANSSSLVGYLASTYAFAQVASQLPIGVFADRWGFKFFVLMGYILSVIAGLLFYSTNSVNLIFCGRILQGIGEAPILSLAPAVLSLRYPENKGKAIGVYNASIYLGMTIGPFLRVVLFKTWSDNQIFLFYAILCVAGAIIIACSMKNKLKNQNVVTETITIKSLLALTRNPQILAVLSGIALYGAGFGIFMTIIPAFLILVKGYSQSYINIFFSLFYIAISMAQIVIGCLSDRLGRQVFMIVGMLAAAGGLAISLYFDHFALTAALCFSSFGLGTYYLASMAFLNEKVSDGNKGAITGIYYLFWGIGMFWGPLILNSYIEENSYSLGFYIFSEMLVIQAIVLFASKFYPFQATKEVL, encoded by the coding sequence TTGAGTGTTGCTGCCTTTTTGCTTATGTTGGGAGATGGAATGGTTCTTGCGTTATTGCCACAAACGGTTATAACGTTGGCTAATTCAAGTTCATTAGTTGGATACTTGGCATCCACATATGCTTTTGCACAGGTAGCATCACAACTTCCTATTGGTGTATTTGCAGACCGGTGGGGATTCAAATTTTTTGTATTGATGGGATATATATTAAGCGTTATTGCTGGACTGTTATTCTACTCTACTAATAGTGTGAATTTGATATTTTGTGGAAGGATATTACAAGGTATTGGTGAGGCACCAATACTAAGTTTGGCTCCAGCTGTGTTATCACTTCGATATCCGGAGAATAAAGGAAAGGCAATTGGTGTGTATAATGCCTCAATTTACTTAGGGATGACCATAGGGCCATTTCTACGAGTGGTATTATTCAAAACTTGGTCTGATAACCAAATTTTTTTATTTTATGCTATATTGTGTGTTGCAGGAGCTATTATTATTGCTTGCAGCATGAAAAATAAACTAAAAAATCAAAATGTAGTTACAGAAACTATAACAATAAAAAGTCTCTTAGCTTTAACGAGAAATCCACAAATTCTGGCTGTGCTTTCGGGTATTGCCTTATATGGAGCGGGATTTGGTATATTTATGACAATAATTCCAGCATTCCTCATTCTTGTAAAAGGCTATAGTCAATCATACATTAACATATTTTTCTCACTATTTTATATTGCAATTAGTATGGCACAGATAGTGATTGGCTGCTTATCTGATAGATTGGGACGTCAAGTCTTTATGATAGTTGGCATGTTAGCAGCAGCGGGAGGATTAGCAATATCTTTATATTTTGATCATTTTGCACTTACTGCAGCTTTATGTTTTTCTAGTTTCGGATTAGGAACCTATTACTTAGCTTCGATGGCGTTTCTAAATGAAAAAGTATCTGATGGTAATAAAGGAGCCATTACAGGAATATATTATCTTTTCTGGGGAATCGGTATGTTTTGGGGTCCTCTGATTTTGAATAGTTATATAGAAGAAAATAGTTATAGCTTGGGATTCTATATTTTTTCAGAGATGTTGGTTATACAAGCTATTGTACTTTTTGCTTCTAAGTTTTATCCCTTTCAAGCAACGAAAGAAGTGTTATAA
- a CDS encoding helix-turn-helix transcriptional regulator, with protein MRQVNSSFAEKVCFIDIKHTHIHAFGHLILPLRGTLNLQASQKSIIVDQQHILLLPPACEHSYYAKERNEFLVFFIPRNMFSHNGVDEVKHLEFDERWRALRFLMLSECQNKQTNTAAINQLLYYSFQLIQQNHKYPSIRYLHENYHTGISLETLALLEHYHVGYYSQWFQKKMGVSVQIYLQKLRIEGAKQLLRETNYTILEIAQEVGYEHQASLTRIFKQFEGITPSVYRSNSINK; from the coding sequence GTGCGGCAAGTTAACTCTTCATTTGCAGAAAAAGTATGTTTTATTGATATTAAACATACTCATATCCATGCTTTTGGGCATTTAATACTGCCGCTTCGAGGTACATTAAACTTACAGGCGAGCCAGAAATCAATTATCGTTGACCAGCAACATATCCTGTTGTTGCCTCCTGCATGTGAACATAGTTATTATGCTAAGGAACGAAATGAATTTTTAGTGTTTTTTATCCCTCGCAATATGTTTTCACATAATGGAGTCGATGAAGTGAAACATTTAGAGTTTGATGAACGCTGGCGTGCATTACGTTTTTTGATGCTGAGCGAATGCCAAAACAAACAGACAAATACGGCTGCGATTAATCAGTTACTTTATTATTCTTTTCAGTTGATACAGCAAAATCACAAATATCCGTCAATTCGTTATCTTCATGAGAATTATCATACTGGTATCTCGCTTGAAACTTTAGCCCTATTAGAACATTATCATGTTGGTTATTACAGCCAGTGGTTTCAAAAAAAGATGGGAGTTAGTGTGCAGATATATCTACAAAAATTAAGGATAGAAGGCGCTAAACAATTACTACGAGAAACGAATTATACCATTTTGGAGATTGCCCAAGAAGTCGGGTATGAACATCAAGCATCATTAACAAGGATATTTAAGCAGTTTGAAGGAATTACCCCCAGTGTTTATCGTAGTAATTCCATAAATAAGTAA
- a CDS encoding MFS transporter: MFRDKTLLGLISAVFLMMVGVGMIVALLPQRIIDLDGNGQSVGFLASTFAISYIVLQVPIGTLSDKLGFKPFLILGYLLCFITGFFFYISSSSIMIFLSRFLQGAGEAPIWALAPALLSLKFPLAKGKVMGMYNAVIHLGLTIGPILGVLLAKVWKANEVFLVYAILCLLGAVIIYLFVDSANKRDIKLNKSVDFNNIFKLISDRQALLALVGITLYGAGYGIFLTSIPTFLLQDKGFSSVYIGIFFSLFYVAISISQVVTGSLSDKFGPNLFMIIGLILAAVGIFSVPLLDSSWILIMLTFASLGLGIFYLASMAFLNETVAESLKGTISGAYYLFWGIGMFFGPPVLTMIAQYITFKLALVAYAVILIITASGMAIIMNSKRSVPNRAYVKE, from the coding sequence ATGTTTCGAGATAAAACTCTCTTAGGATTAATATCTGCCGTCTTTTTAATGATGGTAGGAGTAGGCATGATTGTTGCATTATTGCCTCAAAGGATTATTGATTTGGATGGAAATGGTCAGTCAGTAGGGTTTTTAGCATCTACCTTTGCAATTTCTTACATTGTACTGCAAGTACCCATAGGTACTTTATCAGATAAGTTAGGTTTTAAGCCTTTTCTTATACTTGGATATTTACTATGTTTTATCACTGGTTTCTTCTTTTATATCTCAAGTAGTTCGATTATGATTTTTTTATCAAGGTTTCTTCAAGGGGCTGGAGAAGCACCAATATGGGCTTTAGCACCTGCCTTGTTATCATTGAAATTTCCTCTTGCAAAGGGAAAAGTAATGGGAATGTATAATGCAGTAATTCACCTTGGACTCACCATAGGCCCTATATTAGGAGTATTATTAGCTAAAGTGTGGAAGGCAAATGAGGTTTTTCTCGTTTATGCTATATTATGTTTATTAGGCGCAGTCATAATCTATTTATTTGTTGATAGTGCTAATAAACGAGATATTAAATTAAATAAATCTGTTGATTTTAATAATATTTTTAAGCTTATAAGTGATAGGCAAGCATTATTAGCTCTAGTAGGAATCACTTTGTATGGAGCAGGATATGGTATTTTTCTTACGTCAATCCCTACGTTTTTATTACAGGATAAAGGTTTTAGTTCAGTATACATTGGAATATTCTTTTCATTATTTTATGTTGCTATAAGTATTTCGCAGGTTGTTACAGGTTCTTTATCAGACAAATTTGGTCCTAATTTATTTATGATAATAGGGCTAATTTTAGCAGCTGTTGGAATATTTTCAGTTCCTCTACTAGATTCATCATGGATATTGATTATGCTAACCTTTGCTAGTCTTGGCTTAGGTATTTTTTATCTTGCATCAATGGCATTTTTAAATGAAACTGTGGCGGAATCTTTAAAAGGCACAATTTCAGGAGCATACTATTTATTTTGGGGAATCGGTATGTTCTTTGGTCCTCCTGTCTTAACTATGATTGCTCAATATATTACTTTTAAATTAGCACTGGTTGCTTATGCAGTAATATTAATTATTACTGCATCTGGAATGGCTATAATTATGAATTCTAAAAGAAGTGTACCAAATAGAGCTTATGTCAAAGAATAA
- a CDS encoding type II toxin-antitoxin system RelE/ParE family toxin → MYEVVILNSAAKQLRNLDKPIKNKIIIILEKIAENPFVGERLKGNLTAIYSYHLKIASVEYRIAYQIKEQEIIIVIMQIGTRENFYEELKKRV, encoded by the coding sequence ATGTATGAAGTAGTTATCCTGAATTCGGCAGCAAAGCAACTTAGAAATCTTGACAAGCCAATTAAAAATAAAATTATTATAATTCTCGAAAAGATAGCAGAGAACCCTTTTGTTGGGGAGCGGTTAAAAGGTAATTTGACAGCGATTTATTCTTATCATTTGAAAATAGCAAGTGTTGAATATCGGATAGCATATCAAATAAAAGAGCAAGAAATTATCATAGTAATTATGCAGATTGGAACGCGAGAAAATTTCTATGAAGAACTAAAAAAGCGGGTTTAA
- a CDS encoding AbrB/MazE/SpoVT family DNA-binding domain-containing protein yields the protein MIEYDVTISSKGQFVLPKEVRDKFKLSAGSKVKIIVDGETITLKPRTIADELEDLVLADIVKNGEDITKEIIQKYQTKLNKAFDIMIAETEQEYSRKEYISLAKLKQENENV from the coding sequence ATGATAGAATATGATGTAACAATAAGCAGCAAAGGGCAATTTGTTTTACCTAAGGAAGTACGAGATAAATTTAAACTATCTGCAGGTAGTAAAGTCAAAATCATTGTAGATGGAGAAACGATTACTCTTAAACCGCGTACCATAGCGGATGAACTAGAAGACTTAGTTCTTGCTGATATTGTAAAAAATGGTGAAGATATAACTAAAGAAATCATTCAAAAGTATCAAACAAAGCTAAATAAGGCATTCGATATAATGATTGCTGAAACCGAGCAGGAATATAGTAGAAAAGAATATATATCCTTGGCAAAGTTGAAACAGGAGAATGAAAATGTATGA
- a CDS encoding HXXEE domain-containing protein produces the protein MNYLRKYWQDIGGIVALAVCIGLLIFHPNMQEINVILWLSFVAILVHQFEEYRWPGFFPGIFNIVIFKSSIPDKYPLNGQSAMVINGLIAYGFYLLPIFFTDQIWLGLAPVLMGFFQLIWHGLFANIKIKGIYNPGLLAVLLLHVPIGTWYINYITMHGLVTAIDWMLGITYFAVATYILIVKDNMWMKDEQSKFSFTKKQLGPYSAK, from the coding sequence ATGAATTATTTGAGAAAGTACTGGCAGGATATCGGTGGGATAGTAGCCTTGGCGGTGTGCATTGGATTACTCATTTTCCATCCGAATATGCAAGAAATTAACGTGATTCTATGGCTGAGCTTTGTTGCAATCCTCGTTCATCAATTTGAAGAGTACCGCTGGCCAGGCTTTTTTCCAGGGATTTTTAATATTGTAATATTTAAAAGTTCCATTCCAGATAAGTATCCTTTAAATGGTCAATCGGCTATGGTAATCAATGGTTTGATTGCCTATGGTTTCTATTTGCTCCCAATCTTTTTTACAGATCAGATATGGCTAGGTCTTGCACCAGTACTTATGGGCTTCTTCCAATTGATCTGGCATGGTCTGTTTGCCAATATAAAAATAAAGGGTATTTATAATCCTGGTTTACTCGCCGTTTTATTGCTCCATGTCCCAATAGGAACTTGGTATATCAACTACATTACCATGCATGGTTTAGTGACTGCTATCGATTGGATGTTAGGAATTACGTATTTTGCTGTAGCAACCTATATTCTGATTGTTAAAGACAACATGTGGATGAAAGATGAACAATCAAAATTTAGTTTCACAAAGAAACAATTAGGACCTTATAGTGCAAAGTGA
- a CDS encoding MarR family winged helix-turn-helix transcriptional regulator, whose protein sequence is MNYILTDAISFLISRTYARMKNIFLKKLKKYCITPEQWVLLSKISEKEGISPTELSLVSLRDKPYTTRLIDKLEGNDLIFKEESQNDKRSSLIYLTKRGAEIKKEIIPIADEINEWLVENMDEKEVEKLKSLLHKMYGNIQSHS, encoded by the coding sequence ATGAATTATATTCTAACCGATGCAATTAGTTTTTTAATCAGTAGAACATACGCAAGAATGAAAAACATATTCCTTAAAAAATTAAAAAAATATTGTATTACTCCTGAACAATGGGTTTTACTTTCCAAAATTTCGGAAAAAGAAGGAATTTCACCAACAGAATTATCGTTAGTATCACTTAGAGATAAACCCTATACTACACGGCTTATCGATAAATTAGAGGGAAATGATCTTATTTTTAAGGAGGAAAGTCAGAATGATAAACGTTCTTCGTTAATTTATCTGACTAAGCGAGGTGCGGAAATAAAAAAAGAAATTATCCCAATTGCTGATGAAATTAATGAATGGTTGGTTGAAAATATGGACGAGAAAGAAGTAGAGAAACTTAAAAGTTTATTGCATAAAATGTATGGTAATATTCAATCCCACAGCTAA
- a CDS encoding phospholipase D-like domain-containing protein codes for MGIKDTRERLAEISATPSDKQLTIIATGKYIGEGFDEPRLDTLFLVMPISWKGTLQQYAGRLHRLYENKNEVQIYDYVDIHVRMLEKMYHRRLNGYAAIGYKVKSGSALVEHTEIIFDKSNFLPVYSNDILNAVNEVIIISPFVTKRRIVQMIQYLAATVSRQVKVTVITRPAADFKEKDQKTLHATFDMLKGVDINMLFKSNIHQKFAIIDQKIVWYGSINLLSYGNAEESIMRLESGNIANELMRNIEKFGQEHDRL; via the coding sequence ATGGGAATTAAGGATACGCGGGAAAGACTAGCTGAAATATCTGCGACACCTTCTGATAAACAATTGACTATCATTGCGACTGGAAAATATATAGGTGAGGGTTTTGACGAGCCACGCCTTGATACTTTATTTTTAGTGATGCCTATTTCTTGGAAAGGGACATTGCAGCAGTATGCAGGCAGGCTTCATCGATTATACGAAAATAAGAATGAAGTACAAATATATGATTATGTTGATATCCATGTAAGAATGCTTGAAAAAATGTATCATAGAAGGCTTAATGGCTATGCTGCAATTGGTTACAAAGTGAAAAGTGGAAGTGCTTTAGTAGAGCACACAGAAATAATTTTTGACAAGAGTAATTTCTTACCAGTTTATAGCAATGATATTTTGAATGCTGTTAATGAGGTTATCATTATCAGTCCATTTGTTACCAAAAGGCGAATTGTACAGATGATTCAGTATCTAGCTGCCACAGTAAGCAGACAGGTAAAAGTAACTGTTATAACTAGACCTGCTGCAGACTTTAAAGAAAAGGATCAAAAGACTCTGCACGCTACTTTTGATATGTTAAAAGGGGTAGATATTAATATGTTATTCAAGTCCAATATACACCAGAAATTTGCGATTATTGATCAAAAAATAGTATGGTATGGAAGCATAAATCTTTTGAGTTATGGAAATGCAGAGGAAAGCATAATGCGGCTTGAAAGCGGTAATATCGCCAATGAACTAATGAGAAATATTGAGAAATTTGGGCAAGAGCATGACAGGTTATAG
- a CDS encoding TOTE conflict system archaeo-eukaryotic primase domain-containing protein → MDYDELFKKYQSLLVEINALRAENKKLKGQLGIIEQPAVVISDKISEAMLASVINQRSEANRKIELYRSLFRGRNDVYAKRWKNREGKSGYTPVCLNEWKAGVCCKPKVKCSECSHKSYGSLDERVIEQHLKGNIVAGIYPMCLDETCYFLAIDFDDDGWEEDVAVLRGVCKEHNIPVAIERSRSGSGAHAWFFFEKQISATLARKFGTALLTYAMNQRHEITFKSYDRLFPNQDTMPKGGLGNLIALPLQMAARKDGNSVFIDDNFTPYVDQWEFLSDIKKLSEDIIETLIASLCQGNELGPLKSDDEEKAKPWETNIVLAKLGKNDFPQKVTVVKANMLYIFKMDFSQRALNNLKRLAAFRNPEFYKAQAMRMPTFNKPRIISCSDETEEYLCLPRGCEADVNKLFNEAKIDVDWVDKTNCGRNIDVEFDGKLKEEQQLAVNELIKCDNGVLSATTAFGKTVIAANLIAERKVNTLVLVHRQQLLSQWKDRLTEFLHINEELPVVLETKRGRKKSQSVIGQIGAGKDNLSGIIDVAVMQSLNSRGEVKECVKNYGMIIVDECHHVSAFSFEQILKSVNAKYVYGLTATPTRKDGHHPIIFMHCGPNRYQVDAKKQAEKRPFEHYVIPRFTSFRVPIDKDEKKISIQEIYAEVVSNEMRNQLIIDDIIKAYENDRNSIVLTERTAHVELLAKRLSERIPDVIVLTGGWELRIRGKD, encoded by the coding sequence ATGGATTATGATGAGTTGTTCAAAAAATATCAGTCATTGCTCGTTGAAATCAATGCTTTAAGGGCTGAAAACAAAAAACTGAAGGGACAACTTGGTATTATAGAGCAGCCAGCGGTTGTTATTTCTGATAAAATATCCGAGGCTATGCTTGCATCTGTAATCAATCAAAGAAGCGAGGCTAACCGAAAAATAGAACTGTATCGATCGCTCTTTAGAGGCAGGAATGACGTTTATGCTAAAAGATGGAAAAATAGAGAGGGGAAATCGGGGTATACTCCTGTTTGTTTGAATGAATGGAAAGCAGGCGTATGCTGTAAACCAAAAGTGAAATGTTCAGAATGCTCTCATAAATCTTATGGGAGCCTAGATGAAAGAGTTATTGAGCAACATCTTAAGGGAAATATTGTAGCGGGGATCTATCCGATGTGTCTTGATGAAACTTGTTATTTTTTAGCGATTGATTTTGATGATGATGGCTGGGAAGAGGACGTTGCAGTGCTAAGAGGTGTATGTAAAGAGCATAATATTCCTGTTGCAATTGAACGTTCACGTTCCGGAAGTGGCGCGCATGCCTGGTTTTTCTTTGAAAAGCAAATATCTGCAACTTTAGCACGGAAATTTGGAACAGCTTTACTTACCTATGCAATGAATCAACGACATGAAATAACATTTAAATCGTATGATCGTCTTTTTCCTAATCAAGATACCATGCCCAAAGGAGGATTAGGTAATTTAATTGCGCTTCCACTGCAAATGGCAGCAAGGAAAGATGGTAATAGCGTTTTTATCGATGACAATTTTACACCATATGTTGATCAATGGGAATTTTTGAGCGATATAAAAAAGCTATCTGAAGATATCATTGAAACTTTGATTGCGAGTTTATGTCAAGGAAATGAATTGGGACCATTGAAAAGTGATGATGAAGAAAAGGCAAAACCATGGGAAACAAATATCGTATTAGCAAAATTGGGAAAAAATGATTTCCCTCAGAAAGTCACAGTTGTTAAAGCTAATATGCTGTATATATTTAAGATGGATTTTTCACAGAGAGCGTTAAATAACTTAAAAAGGTTGGCAGCTTTTAGAAATCCAGAATTTTATAAAGCTCAGGCTATGCGTATGCCGACTTTTAACAAACCAAGGATCATATCATGTTCGGATGAAACAGAGGAATATTTGTGTTTGCCACGAGGTTGTGAAGCAGATGTAAACAAATTATTTAATGAAGCCAAAATTGATGTAGATTGGGTAGATAAAACGAATTGTGGTAGGAATATTGATGTTGAGTTTGATGGAAAGTTGAAAGAAGAACAGCAACTTGCAGTAAATGAGCTGATCAAATGCGATAACGGTGTGCTTTCAGCAACGACAGCTTTTGGCAAGACGGTTATTGCAGCAAATCTAATTGCTGAGCGTAAGGTAAATACACTTGTTTTAGTTCATAGGCAGCAGTTATTATCTCAGTGGAAAGACAGGTTAACGGAGTTTTTACATATCAACGAAGAATTGCCAGTAGTATTGGAAACAAAGCGGGGCAGAAAAAAGAGTCAAAGTGTAATCGGTCAAATTGGTGCAGGAAAGGATAATTTAAGTGGTATTATTGATGTTGCAGTTATGCAATCGTTAAATAGCAGAGGTGAAGTAAAAGAATGCGTTAAAAATTATGGAATGATCATTGTTGATGAGTGTCACCACGTTTCAGCGTTTAGTTTTGAACAGATACTTAAAAGTGTAAATGCCAAATATGTATATGGACTAACTGCTACGCCCACAAGAAAGGATGGGCATCATCCGATTATTTTTATGCATTGTGGACCGAATAGGTATCAAGTTGATGCAAAAAAACAAGCAGAAAAAAGACCTTTTGAGCATTATGTTATACCGCGGTTTACCAGTTTCAGAGTCCCAATAGATAAAGATGAAAAAAAGATATCAATTCAAGAAATTTATGCTGAGGTAGTTTCTAATGAAATGCGCAACCAGCTTATAATTGATGACATAATAAAAGCTTATGAAAACGATAGAAATTCAATTGTGTTAACGGAAAGAACTGCTCATGTAGAATTGCTTGCAAAAAGATTGAGTGAGAGAATTCCTGATGTGATTGTATTAACAGGGGGATGGGAATTAAGGATACGCGGGAAAGACTAG